Proteins found in one Cetobacterium ceti genomic segment:
- a CDS encoding SoxR reducing system RseC family protein, with product MKKNGMVKSLDNNYATLSIFKESACSHCSKCSESNKIANEIRIKNENNLEIGDIVTFEMEDGLILRAALLVYILPIILFFLGYFVGDFFKFSEGIKIFMSFLFLVLSFLGLYFYDRKIVKNTLEKEIHIISIEKHK from the coding sequence ATGAAAAAAAATGGAATGGTAAAATCCTTAGATAATAATTATGCAACTCTTTCTATTTTTAAAGAAAGTGCTTGTTCCCATTGCTCTAAATGTAGTGAAAGTAATAAAATTGCCAATGAAATTCGTATAAAAAATGAAAATAATTTAGAAATAGGAGATATTGTAACCTTTGAAATGGAAGACGGATTAATTTTAAGAGCAGCTCTTTTAGTTTATATTCTTCCTATTATTTTATTTTTCCTTGGATATTTTGTAGGTGATTTTTTTAAATTTAGTGAGGGTATTAAAATTTTTATGAGTTTTTTATTTCTAGTTTTATCTTTTTTAGGATTATATTTCTATGATAGAAAAATAGTTAAAAATACTTTGGAAAAGGAAATACACATTATTTCAATTGAAAAGCATAAGTAA
- the gatC gene encoding Asp-tRNA(Asn)/Glu-tRNA(Gln) amidotransferase subunit GatC: protein MSLSREEVLNVAKLARLQFKDEEIEKFQTQLNDILGYIDILGEVDTASVSPLVQVNDDVNNLREDEIKPSLTAEEAMLNAPEAEDGALIVPKVVGE from the coding sequence ATGTCTTTAAGTAGAGAAGAAGTTTTAAATGTTGCTAAATTAGCAAGATTACAATTTAAGGATGAGGAAATTGAGAAATTTCAGACACAATTAAATGATATTTTAGGATATATTGATATTTTAGGTGAAGTTGATACCGCTTCAGTATCTCCTTTAGTTCAAGTTAACGATGATGTTAATAATTTAAGAGAAGATGAAATTAAACCTTCATTAACAGCTGAAGAAGCAATGTTAAATGCTCCAGAAGCAGAGGATGGAGCCCTTATTGTTCCAAAGGTAGTAGGAGAGTAA
- a CDS encoding pseudouridine synthase, producing the protein MRINKYLSSIGVASRREVDRLIDEKKIKVNGVLANAGMKVSEKDTIEVAGKKIEKKETKLVYYMLNKPKRVISAAKDDRGRETVVDLIKTDERIFPIGRLDLDTEGLIVLTNDGDLFNKVIHPKAEVYKEYIATVKGEIKSNAINKLASGVDLEDGITLPARVKLIKTSKNKSFLSIAIREGRNRQVRRMLKEVGHPVVDLKRVAVGRLTLGDLEVGQYRKLTKAELKYLQSI; encoded by the coding sequence ATGAGAATTAATAAGTATCTTTCTTCAATTGGTGTGGCTTCAAGAAGAGAAGTAGATAGACTAATTGATGAAAAGAAAATAAAAGTAAATGGTGTTTTAGCAAATGCTGGAATGAAAGTAAGTGAAAAGGATACTATAGAAGTTGCAGGGAAAAAAATAGAAAAAAAAGAAACAAAATTAGTTTATTATATGCTTAATAAACCTAAAAGAGTTATTAGTGCTGCAAAGGACGATAGAGGAAGAGAAACAGTTGTAGATTTAATAAAAACTGATGAAAGAATTTTTCCTATAGGTAGACTAGATTTAGATACAGAGGGATTAATTGTTTTGACAAATGATGGAGATTTATTTAATAAGGTTATTCATCCAAAAGCTGAAGTATATAAAGAGTATATTGCTACAGTTAAAGGTGAAATTAAAAGTAATGCGATTAATAAACTTGCTAGTGGAGTGGATTTAGAAGATGGAATAACACTACCTGCTAGAGTAAAATTAATAAAAACAAGTAAAAATAAAAGTTTTCTTTCTATTGCAATTAGAGAGGGAAGAAATAGACAGGTTAGAAGAATGTTAAAGGAAGTTGGACACCCTGTTGTGGATTTAAAAAGAGTTGCAGTGGGAAGACTTACATTGGGAGATTTAGAAGTAGGTCAATATAGAAAATTAACAAAGGCCGAATTAAAATATTTACAATCTATATAG
- a CDS encoding CidA/LrgA family protein codes for MLLQLLIVLAVNYAGIVLGKLLHLPTPGTVNGLLLLFILLLFKVIKVNQIEKVCDFLLINMIIAFLPPGVRLINSLALLKTDFFKLIFLLIVTTIITMSVTALSVDFIIKKRSKK; via the coding sequence ATGTTATTACAACTGTTAATTGTACTTGCAGTTAACTATGCAGGTATAGTTTTAGGTAAATTATTACATTTACCAACACCAGGAACAGTAAATGGATTATTACTGTTATTTATTTTATTATTATTTAAGGTTATAAAAGTAAATCAAATAGAAAAGGTTTGTGACTTTTTACTTATTAATATGATTATTGCCTTTTTACCACCAGGAGTTAGATTGATAAACTCTTTAGCACTACTAAAGACAGATTTCTTCAAATTAATATTTTTATTAATTGTAACTACAATTATAACTATGAGTGTAACGGCATTAAGTGTTGATTTTATTATTAAGAAAAGGAGCAAGAAATAG
- a CDS encoding Maf family protein, with the protein MILASKSPRRKEILEKFDFNLKIITKEIEEVSDRSGVIDKILDISRKKVMAVAMDYKNEFVVGADTVVELDGEILGKPKDKEMAFQMLKKLSGRKHRVITAYWIVNIEKEIQISNYDITDVYFHQLKDDEIEWYINTGEPMDKAGAYGIQDKGSLFVEKIDGDFFTVMGFPIGKFVKDLNKMGISLNKIKSI; encoded by the coding sequence ATGATACTAGCATCGAAATCTCCTAGAAGAAAGGAGATTTTAGAAAAATTTGACTTCAATTTAAAAATTATAACTAAAGAAATTGAAGAAGTAAGTGATAGAAGTGGTGTTATTGATAAAATTTTAGATATTTCAAGGAAAAAAGTTATGGCAGTTGCTATGGATTATAAAAATGAATTTGTAGTAGGAGCTGATACTGTAGTAGAATTGGATGGGGAAATTTTAGGAAAACCAAAGGATAAAGAGATGGCCTTTCAAATGTTAAAGAAATTATCTGGAAGAAAACACAGGGTAATTACAGCTTATTGGATAGTTAACATTGAAAAAGAAATACAAATATCAAATTATGATATAACAGATGTTTATTTTCATCAATTAAAGGATGATGAGATAGAATGGTATATTAATACAGGGGAACCTATGGATAAGGCTGGGGCTTATGGAATTCAAGATAAGGGATCTTTATTTGTAGAAAAGATAGATGGAGATTTTTTCACTGTAATGGGATTTCCAATAGGGAAGTTTGTTAAAGATTTAAATAAAATGGGGATATCCCTAAATAAAATAAAAAGTATATAA
- the lysS gene encoding lysine--tRNA ligase, whose protein sequence is MEKYFDRVGKEPLVMEQWTKVNELKEMGVYPFGHKYDKKHMIGDLLANNSDEEMEFKTAGRIMGFREQGKAVFAHIEDQTGRIQVYIRADKIGDEAFKVLKKCGAGDIIGVTGTLFTTQKGELTLRVSQFELLSKNVRALPEKYHGLTDVETRYRKRYLDLIMNRDVKDTFMKRINIMSGIRNFLSKKGFLEVETPMMHPIVGGAAARPFITHHNTLDMDLYLRIAPELYLKRLIVGGFDKVYEINRNFRNEGISTRHNPEFTMMELYQAYADFHDMMDLTEELFQYLAKEVLGTTEIQYNGKDIDLGNFRRCHMVDLVKEATGVNFWEEKTVEEAKALAKENGVEIAPHMNTVGHIINEFFEQKCEERIVQPTFVYGHPVEISPLAKRNSEDPRFTDRFELFIDAREYGNSFSELNDPADQRGRFEAQVEEALLGNDEATAEIDDDYIEALEYALPPTGGLGIGIDRTVMLLTGAPSIRDVIFFPQMKKRD, encoded by the coding sequence ATGGAAAAATACTTTGATAGAGTAGGTAAAGAGCCTCTAGTAATGGAACAATGGACAAAAGTAAATGAGTTAAAGGAAATGGGAGTTTACCCATTTGGACATAAGTACGATAAGAAACATATGATCGGAGACTTATTAGCTAATAATTCAGATGAGGAAATGGAGTTCAAAACTGCTGGAAGAATAATGGGATTCAGAGAGCAAGGTAAAGCTGTATTTGCACATATTGAAGATCAAACTGGAAGAATTCAAGTTTACATAAGAGCTGACAAAATAGGAGATGAAGCTTTTAAAGTATTAAAAAAATGTGGAGCTGGAGATATTATCGGTGTAACTGGTACATTATTCACAACACAAAAGGGAGAGTTAACTTTAAGAGTTAGCCAATTCGAACTTTTATCTAAAAATGTAAGAGCTCTTCCTGAAAAGTATCACGGACTTACAGACGTTGAAACAAGATACAGAAAAAGATATCTTGATTTAATAATGAACAGAGACGTAAAAGATACTTTTATGAAAAGAATCAATATTATGAGTGGAATTAGAAACTTCTTAAGTAAAAAAGGATTCTTAGAAGTAGAAACTCCAATGATGCACCCAATCGTTGGTGGAGCTGCTGCAAGACCATTTATTACTCACCATAATACATTAGATATGGATTTATACTTAAGAATAGCTCCAGAATTATACTTAAAAAGATTAATTGTTGGAGGATTTGATAAAGTTTATGAAATCAATAGAAACTTCAGAAATGAAGGAATTTCAACAAGACATAATCCAGAATTCACAATGATGGAACTGTACCAAGCTTATGCAGATTTCCACGATATGATGGATTTAACAGAGGAATTATTCCAATACTTAGCTAAGGAAGTATTAGGAACTACTGAGATTCAATACAACGGTAAAGATATTGATTTAGGAAACTTCAGAAGATGCCATATGGTTGATTTAGTTAAGGAAGCTACAGGAGTTAACTTCTGGGAAGAGAAAACTGTAGAAGAAGCTAAAGCTTTAGCTAAAGAAAATGGAGTAGAAATTGCTCCTCATATGAATACAGTAGGACACATTATAAATGAGTTCTTCGAGCAAAAATGTGAAGAAAGAATAGTTCAACCTACATTTGTATATGGACATCCAGTTGAAATATCTCCATTAGCAAAAAGAAATTCAGAGGATCCAAGATTTACAGATAGATTTGAATTATTTATCGATGCAAGAGAATATGGAAATTCATTCTCTGAGTTAAATGATCCAGCGGATCAAAGAGGAAGATTTGAAGCTCAAGTTGAAGAGGCGTTACTAGGAAACGACGAAGCAACTGCTGAGATCGATGACGACTATATAGAAGCACTTGAATATGCACTTCCACCTACAGGAGGACTTGGAATTGGTATAGACAGAACAGTTATGTTATTGACTGGTGCCCCATCTATAAGAGACGTAATCTTCTTCCCACAAATGAAGAAAAGAGACTAA
- a CDS encoding LrgB family protein → MKDLFFNNPYFGFIISLLSFEIGKRIFLKLKNPIFNPLLIAIILVIGFLYAFDIPLSQYELGGNIIGFFLAPATVALGLPLYKQFDTLKKNFIPIFLGSVIGSFTAIGSVILLGKALGIEKILLISFMPKSITTPIGIEVSKLLGGLPSITVFAIIVTGVSGNIFAPLVCNALKIKHPVAKGLGIGVSSHAVGTAKAMEMGEVEGAMSALSIVVAGIITIFLAPLLVRFI, encoded by the coding sequence ATGAAAGATTTGTTTTTTAATAATCCATATTTTGGATTTATAATTAGTTTATTAAGCTTTGAAATAGGGAAAAGAATATTTTTAAAATTAAAAAATCCAATATTTAATCCTCTTTTAATAGCCATTATATTAGTAATAGGATTTTTATATGCCTTTGATATTCCTTTAAGTCAATATGAACTTGGTGGAAACATAATAGGATTTTTCTTAGCACCTGCAACAGTTGCTTTAGGATTACCTTTATATAAACAGTTTGATACATTAAAGAAAAACTTTATACCTATATTTTTAGGTTCGGTAATAGGGTCATTTACAGCTATTGGTTCTGTTATATTACTTGGTAAAGCTTTAGGAATTGAAAAAATACTTCTTATTTCTTTTATGCCTAAATCTATTACAACTCCAATAGGAATTGAAGTTAGTAAACTTTTAGGTGGACTACCATCAATTACGGTATTTGCAATTATAGTAACTGGAGTTTCAGGAAATATTTTTGCACCTTTAGTTTGTAATGCTTTAAAGATAAAGCATCCAGTTGCAAAAGGATTAGGAATTGGAGTTTCAAGCCATGCTGTTGGAACAGCTAAAGCAATGGAAATGGGTGAAGTAGAAGGGGCTATGAGTGCACTTTCAATAGTTGTAGCAGGTATTATAACAATATTTTTAGCACCATTATTAGTAAGATTTATATAG
- the gatB gene encoding Asp-tRNA(Asn)/Glu-tRNA(Gln) amidotransferase subunit GatB, which yields MRREWESVIGLEVHLQLKTGTKVWCGCSADYDNDDPNTHTCPICLGHPGALPKLNKKVVEYAIKAALALNCNINNVSGFDRKNYFYPDTPKNYQITQFEKPYCEKGHLDVKLNSGREFRVGITRIQIEEDAGKSIHTEHESLINFNRASMPLLEIISDPDLRSSEEAYEYLNLLKSTIKYTGISDVSMELGSLRCDANISVREKGAEKFGTRVEVKNLNSFKAVARAIDYEIGRQIETIENGGSIDQETRLWDDEVQITRVMRSKEEAMDYRYFSEPDLPRLVIKNEEIERVKAIMPESKVEKMGRFVNDYELPEYDAHILCEEIELADYFEAVAKITNNPKLTSNWIMTEVLRNLKENGKTIEEFSISPEDLGKIINLIISNVISSKIAKELFEIKLTDDRDPEVIVKEKGMVQVADVNAIEDMVKEVLENNSKMVEDYHNSDEGRRPRVLKGLIGQVMKLSKGKANPQMVTDLITKKLS from the coding sequence ATGAGAAGAGAATGGGAATCAGTAATTGGATTAGAAGTTCATCTACAGTTAAAAACAGGAACTAAGGTTTGGTGTGGATGTAGTGCAGATTATGATAATGATGATCCAAACACTCATACATGTCCAATATGTCTAGGACATCCAGGGGCATTACCTAAATTAAATAAAAAAGTTGTGGAGTATGCTATAAAAGCTGCTTTAGCACTAAATTGTAATATAAATAATGTAAGTGGATTTGATAGAAAGAATTACTTCTATCCAGATACACCTAAAAACTATCAAATAACACAATTTGAAAAGCCATATTGTGAAAAAGGACATTTAGATGTTAAGTTAAACTCAGGTAGAGAGTTTAGAGTTGGAATTACAAGAATTCAAATAGAAGAAGATGCAGGTAAATCAATACATACAGAGCATGAATCTTTAATTAACTTCAATAGAGCATCTATGCCATTATTAGAAATAATATCTGATCCAGATTTAAGAAGTTCAGAAGAAGCTTATGAATATTTAAATCTATTAAAAAGTACAATAAAATATACAGGTATCAGTGATGTATCTATGGAATTAGGTTCTTTAAGATGTGATGCTAATATTTCTGTAAGAGAAAAAGGAGCAGAAAAGTTTGGAACTAGAGTTGAAGTTAAAAACTTAAACTCTTTTAAAGCTGTTGCTAGAGCCATTGATTATGAAATTGGAAGACAAATAGAAACAATTGAAAATGGTGGATCAATAGATCAAGAAACTAGACTTTGGGATGATGAAGTTCAAATAACTAGAGTAATGAGAAGTAAAGAGGAAGCTATGGATTATAGATATTTCTCTGAACCTGATTTACCAAGATTAGTTATAAAAAATGAAGAGATCGAAAGAGTAAAGGCTATTATGCCAGAATCTAAGGTTGAGAAAATGGGAAGATTCGTAAATGACTACGAATTACCTGAATATGATGCTCACATCTTATGTGAAGAAATAGAGCTAGCTGATTATTTTGAGGCTGTTGCTAAGATAACAAATAATCCAAAATTAACATCTAACTGGATAATGACAGAAGTACTAAGAAATCTGAAGGAAAATGGAAAAACTATAGAGGAATTTTCAATCTCACCAGAAGATTTAGGAAAAATTATAAATTTAATTATTTCAAATGTTATTTCTTCGAAAATAGCTAAGGAATTATTTGAAATAAAGCTAACTGATGATAGAGACCCAGAAGTTATTGTAAAAGAAAAGGGTATGGTACAGGTAGCTGATGTTAATGCCATTGAGGATATGGTAAAGGAAGTTTTAGAAAATAATAGTAAAATGGTTGAAGATTATCATAACTCAGATGAAGGAAGAAGACCTAGAGTTCTTAAGGGACTAATCGGACAGGTTATGAAATTATCAAAAGGAAAAGCAAATCCTCAAATGGTAACAGATTTAATAACTAAAAAATTATCTTAA
- the gatA gene encoding Asp-tRNA(Asn)/Glu-tRNA(Gln) amidotransferase subunit GatA — MQNIYELTAFEIREKVVSGEVTAQEVVEAIFARIEKTDEKIGSFVSLRKEKALEEAKKLDEKIKAGEKLGALAGVPVAIKDNMVSYGDPATSASKILNNYIGVYDATVVTKLKEADAIIIGKTNMDEFAMGSTTKTSYHEKTTKNPWDLDRVPGGSSGGAATSIAAQQCFISLGSDTGGSIRQPASFCGVVGLKPTYGRVSRYGLMAFASSLDQIGPFAKNVKDAALAMNVLAGADEYDATAEDIKVPNYLDALTGDIKGMKIGVPKEYFIDGIRPEVREVVDKALEEFKELGAEIVEISLPHTKYAVPTYYVLAPAEASSNLARFDGVRYGYRAEDIKNIEDLYVKSRSEGFGEEVKRRIMIGTYVLSAGFFDAYFKKAQKVRRLIKNDFDEAFKNVDVIFTPVSPSTAFRLDDKKTPIELYLEDIFTISANLAGIPGLSIPGGYANGLPVGIQLLGKPFKEEDILRAGDAFERKTKNIKFPNID, encoded by the coding sequence ATGCAAAATATATATGAATTAACAGCTTTTGAAATTAGAGAGAAAGTTGTTTCAGGAGAAGTAACAGCCCAAGAGGTAGTAGAAGCAATATTTGCAAGAATCGAAAAAACAGATGAGAAGATTGGAAGTTTTGTTTCTTTAAGAAAAGAAAAAGCTTTAGAAGAAGCTAAAAAATTAGATGAAAAGATAAAAGCGGGGGAAAAATTAGGAGCTTTAGCAGGAGTTCCTGTTGCCATAAAAGATAATATGGTATCCTATGGAGATCCAGCAACATCTGCATCAAAAATATTAAATAATTATATTGGTGTTTATGATGCAACAGTTGTAACTAAGTTAAAAGAAGCAGATGCAATTATAATTGGTAAAACAAATATGGATGAATTTGCAATGGGATCAACAACAAAAACATCATATCATGAAAAAACAACTAAAAATCCTTGGGATTTAGATAGAGTTCCTGGAGGAAGTTCAGGAGGAGCTGCAACATCAATTGCTGCTCAACAATGTTTTATTTCCTTAGGATCAGATACAGGTGGAAGTATTAGACAGCCAGCTTCATTTTGTGGAGTTGTAGGATTAAAACCAACTTATGGTAGAGTTTCAAGATATGGATTAATGGCATTTGCATCTTCATTAGATCAAATTGGACCATTTGCTAAAAATGTAAAAGATGCTGCACTTGCAATGAATGTATTAGCTGGAGCAGATGAATATGATGCTACAGCAGAAGATATAAAAGTACCTAATTACTTAGATGCTTTAACAGGAGATATTAAGGGAATGAAAATAGGAGTTCCTAAGGAATATTTCATAGATGGAATTAGACCTGAAGTAAGAGAAGTAGTAGATAAAGCTTTAGAAGAGTTTAAAGAATTAGGAGCAGAGATTGTTGAAATTTCTTTACCTCATACTAAATATGCAGTACCTACTTATTATGTTTTAGCTCCAGCTGAAGCAAGTTCAAATCTAGCTAGATTTGATGGAGTAAGATATGGATATAGAGCTGAAGATATTAAAAATATAGAAGATTTATATGTTAAATCAAGAAGTGAAGGTTTTGGAGAAGAAGTAAAAAGAAGAATCATGATAGGAACTTATGTTTTAAGTGCAGGATTCTTTGATGCTTATTTCAAAAAGGCTCAAAAAGTAAGAAGATTAATTAAAAATGATTTTGATGAAGCGTTTAAAAATGTAGATGTAATATTTACACCAGTTTCTCCATCAACAGCATTTAGATTAGATGATAAAAAGACTCCGATCGAGTTATACTTAGAGGATATTTTCACAATTTCTGCTAACTTAGCTGGAATACCAGGACTTTCAATTCCAGGAGGATATGCAAATGGATTACCTGTAGGAATTCAACTATTAGGAAAGCCATTTAAAGAGGAAGATATCTTAAGAGCAGGGGATGCCTTTGAAAGAAAAACAAAAAATATAAAATTCCCTAACATAGACTAG
- a CDS encoding toxin-antitoxin system YwqK family antitoxin — translation MKKYFSLFFLLATLSLGKSNSLPLEKLLDKNGIFYVKESKSPFTGMGIDNKNREFFKNGVPNGKWLSFYPNGNIKSIENWKNGILNGKYILYNKNGYPISKTSFLNGKDNGTFQLYHSNGQLQILGFFHEGTPRGVWKYYDKNGKLTGTVDYTKSKVYFDQKN, via the coding sequence ATGAAAAAATATTTTTCTTTATTTTTTTTACTTGCAACACTTTCCCTAGGAAAAAGTAATTCTCTTCCTTTGGAAAAACTTTTAGACAAAAATGGAATTTTTTACGTCAAAGAAAGTAAGAGTCCCTTTACTGGTATGGGAATAGATAATAAAAATCGAGAATTTTTTAAAAATGGTGTTCCTAATGGTAAATGGTTATCCTTTTATCCCAATGGAAATATAAAATCTATTGAAAATTGGAAAAATGGAATTTTAAATGGAAAATATATACTTTATAATAAAAATGGATATCCCATTTCTAAAACTTCCTTTTTAAATGGAAAAGATAATGGAACTTTTCAACTTTACCACTCCAATGGACAATTACAAATTTTAGGATTTTTCCATGAAGGAACTCCACGTGGTGTTTGGAAATATTATGATAAAAATGGAAAGTTAACTGGTACTGTAGACTATACAAAATCTAAAGTCTATTTTGATCAAAAAAATTAA
- the scpB gene encoding SMC-Scp complex subunit ScpB, translating into MNLKVQIGLKSQIEALLLLGGEDIKLKELSKFFNISQGKLVEILLELKEERKGTGINIEIDGENIYLVTNPLCGEIVNSFFNQETKPKKLSPAALETLSIIAYHQPITKSEIEAIRGVSVDRIIQNIEEKKFIRNCGKKESIGRPNLYEVTDKFLGYLGINSVEELPDYAKIKEKINGRNEN; encoded by the coding sequence ATGAACTTAAAAGTACAAATAGGATTAAAAAGTCAAATAGAAGCTCTTCTTTTATTAGGAGGAGAGGATATAAAATTAAAGGAACTTTCAAAGTTTTTTAATATTTCACAGGGAAAATTAGTAGAAATTTTGTTAGAATTAAAAGAGGAGAGAAAAGGGACTGGAATAAATATAGAAATAGATGGAGAAAATATTTATTTAGTAACTAATCCCCTATGTGGAGAAATAGTTAATAGTTTTTTTAATCAAGAGACTAAACCTAAAAAACTTTCTCCAGCAGCTTTAGAAACCTTATCTATTATAGCTTATCATCAGCCAATAACGAAAAGTGAAATAGAAGCTATAAGAGGAGTTTCTGTAGATAGAATAATCCAAAATATTGAAGAGAAAAAATTTATAAGAAATTGTGGAAAAAAAGAAAGTATAGGAAGACCAAATTTATATGAGGTCACAGATAAATTTTTAGGGTATTTAGGAATTAACTCTGTGGAAGAATTACCTGACTATGCTAAAATAAAGGAGAAAATAAATGGAAGAAATGAGAATTAA
- a CDS encoding helix-turn-helix transcriptional regulator — MNLTERQKKIVEIVKEKGPITGDEIGEELALTRSALRTDFRILVELGYVESRPKRGYIFKSETGENRLKLNLDIPVEEIMGPPVCLSEDTNIHETIVTMFLKDVGSIFITRGEILTGIVSRKDLLKVAMGKIDAEKTPISLVMTRFPNIVYVKKEDSIMDVVEKLIDHQIDSMPVMEEVEEGFKVVGRITKTNITKLFLKLCK; from the coding sequence GTGAATTTGACAGAAAGACAGAAAAAAATTGTTGAAATTGTAAAGGAAAAGGGACCTATAACAGGAGATGAAATAGGAGAGGAATTAGCCTTAACAAGATCGGCATTAAGAACAGACTTTAGAATTTTAGTTGAATTAGGATATGTAGAATCAAGACCTAAAAGAGGGTATATATTTAAAAGTGAAACTGGAGAAAATAGATTAAAGTTAAACTTAGATATACCTGTTGAGGAAATTATGGGGCCTCCAGTGTGCTTAAGTGAAGATACAAATATACACGAAACTATTGTTACAATGTTTTTAAAAGATGTTGGAAGTATATTTATAACTAGAGGTGAAATTTTAACAGGAATAGTTTCAAGAAAAGATCTATTAAAAGTTGCTATGGGGAAAATAGATGCAGAAAAAACACCTATTTCTCTGGTAATGACAAGATTTCCAAATATAGTATATGTAAAAAAAGAGGATTCTATAATGGATGTTGTAGAAAAATTAATAGATCATCAGATTGATTCTATGCCAGTTATGGAAGAAGTTGAAGAAGGATTTAAAGTTGTAGGAAGAATCACAAAAACAAATATTACAAAATTATTTTTAAAATTATGTAAATAA
- a CDS encoding STAS-like domain-containing protein — protein MKIKLKNFFKSAILVSPEKALTIYSEIADTLKSKKEVTLDFEGIKATTLVFLFVLFTRLWKEFGKELKNKLSIKNASESLLKEIIYLEKNYKKLHDTFHGVHNNFQLAYLQ, from the coding sequence ATGAAAATTAAATTGAAAAACTTTTTTAAAAGTGCTATTTTAGTTTCACCTGAAAAAGCTTTAACAATTTATTCTGAAATTGCAGATACATTAAAATCTAAAAAAGAAGTCACTTTAGATTTTGAAGGAATTAAAGCCACAACATTGGTTTTCCTTTTTGTTTTATTCACTAGATTATGGAAAGAATTTGGAAAAGAATTAAAAAATAAATTATCAATAAAAAATGCTTCAGAATCATTGCTTAAAGAAATTATTTATTTAGAAAAAAATTATAAAAAGCTTCATGACACCTTCCACGGAGTCCACAATAATTTCCAATTGGCATACTTGCAATAA
- the mreB gene encoding rod shape-determining protein, giving the protein MKKYLGKILGIFSEDLGIDLGTSNTLICVKNKGIILNDPSVVAVNTKTKDIFEVGEKAKQMLGRTPQSVDAIRPLKNGVIADYEVTEKMLREFYRRVNGSKFLSSPRVIICVPAGVTQVEKRAVMDVTREAGAREAYLIEEPMAAAIGIGLNIFEPEGNLVVDIGGGTTEIAVISLGGIVKTTSLKVAGDKFDTLIIDYVRQKHNLLIGEKTAEEIKISVGAVVNLEEDIFIEISGRNILNGLPKNVKIYSSEIVEALDEAIYQIIEEIKVILEKTPPELSSDIKRKGIYLAGGGALLRGIDKRIAESLSLDVELAEDPLYAVINGIQGLLKEFDKYNKVLISPESDY; this is encoded by the coding sequence ATGAAGAAGTATTTAGGTAAAATTTTAGGAATTTTTTCTGAAGATTTAGGGATAGATTTAGGAACATCTAATACTCTTATTTGTGTAAAAAATAAGGGGATAATCTTAAATGATCCATCTGTTGTAGCAGTAAATACAAAAACGAAAGATATATTTGAGGTTGGGGAAAAGGCAAAACAGATGTTAGGAAGAACTCCTCAAAGTGTAGATGCTATTAGACCCCTTAAAAATGGAGTAATTGCTGATTATGAAGTTACAGAAAAAATGTTAAGAGAGTTTTATAGAAGAGTTAATGGAAGTAAGTTTTTATCAAGCCCTAGGGTAATAATATGTGTACCTGCTGGGGTAACTCAAGTTGAAAAAAGAGCTGTAATGGATGTAACAAGAGAAGCAGGAGCAAGGGAAGCCTATTTAATAGAAGAGCCTATGGCAGCAGCAATAGGAATTGGATTAAATATATTTGAACCTGAAGGAAATTTAGTTGTAGATATTGGTGGAGGAACAACGGAAATAGCTGTTATTTCTTTAGGTGGTATTGTAAAAACAACTTCTTTAAAAGTAGCAGGGGATAAATTTGATACTTTAATTATTGATTATGTAAGACAAAAACATAATCTTTTAATAGGAGAGAAAACAGCAGAGGAGATAAAAATATCTGTAGGAGCTGTTGTAAATTTAGAAGAGGATATTTTTATTGAAATAAGTGGAAGAAATATATTAAATGGGCTACCTAAAAATGTAAAAATATATTCTTCAGAAATTGTAGAAGCTTTAGATGAGGCAATATATCAAATTATAGAAGAGATAAAAGTTATATTAGAAAAAACTCCACCTGAATTATCATCAGATATAAAAAGAAAAGGAATCTATTTAGCAGGGGGAGGAGCTCTTTTAAGAGGTATTGATAAAAGAATAGCCGAGAGCTTAAGTTTAGATGTAGAATTGGCTGAAGACCCATTATACGCAGTTATAAACGGTATTCAAGGGTTACTTAAGGAATTTGATAAGTATAATAAAGTATTAATTTCTCCAGAAAGTGATTATTAA